The window TGACGGTGCATTGCTCGGTGGCGCCTCGgtgcaggattcgaacccgcaaccctccgattacgggtccgcctcCTAACCTGCTAGATCGCCACTGCCCCGATTAGTCGGAATAAGGGGCGAGTCGAATTGCTGCCGTGCGGGTTATAGATCACAGTCTGATCGCAAGTCTCGCCGACAGAAACAAGCGGAAGATCATGCGCATTTTCACGCTCCCCCCCGCGGCGGGGAGCTCAGCAGAGCCCAACTTCTACGACAGCCTGCAGAAAGTGCGCCTGCGCCAGCAGCTGGAGATGTACTCCCTGGGTAGGCGAACgaataataattattgaaaatgaaaacaaaaactcaATACGCAGACGCTCAGGCGTCCCTGGTTCTCCCCCATTTTCACCCCCTTCTGTTGCAGCGCGGAAATTCGACCAAGCGCAGCAAGCTCAGGCGGAGAGTGTGCAGCTGTCCATGGAATGAAGTCCAGCGGGCCGCGAACACGCAGAATCATGTCGGCATTCCACAAACTTTTAAATTCTGATTCAGTGTTTGTtcgtcagtttttttttatttttttatttttttgtgactttGTCTCCCTCTAGCGGTGAatatttgttccatgtttttacCCCCTCAtgttt of the Denticeps clupeoides chromosome 18, fDenClu1.1, whole genome shotgun sequence genome contains:
- the LOC114768211 gene encoding small integral membrane protein 19, coding for MGGYGAMANEESLDYSVHEAWNEATNVYLLVILVSFALLMYARKNKRKIMRIFTLPPAAGSSAEPNFYDSLQKVRLRQQLEMYSLARKFDQAQQAQAESVQLSME